CGCTCTTTCTGTCGCCGGATCCGTCGGTCGGCGGGCTGATGCCGCAGCAGGAACGGAAGGGCTGGCTTCGTAAGACGCTCCATCCCACCATCGACGTGGCCTTCCCGGTCATTCACGGGACGCATGGCGAGGATGGAACGATTCAGGGTCTGTGCGAATTGGCTGATCTGCCGTACGTTGGGGCTGGGGTTGCCGCCTCGGCCGTGGGAATGGATAAGATGATCTCCAAGCTCGTCTTTCAAGGCGCAGGCCTCCCGGTTGTTGAAGGGATCGGTATCACCCGGCGTGAACTGTTGGAGGATGAGGCGGCAGTTGTCAAGGCGATTGAGCATAGGCTGAGCTACCCGGTAGTGGTGAAGCCTGCCGTGGCCGGTTCCAGTGTTGGTATCGGTGTTGCTCATGATGCGACCGAAGCGCTGAGCTTGGCGAAGCGCGCGATGCGGTTCAGCTATCGCGTGCTGGTCGAGCGAGCTGTTCAGCATCGGATCGAGGTGCAATGCGGCGTCCTGGGCAACCATGCGTTGACCGTTTCGGAATGTGAGGAACTCATCGGTTCGGGTGAGGTTGTGGGCTACCGTGATAAGTATTCGGAGAACAAGCAGCCAGGGAGTGCGGACCTGGCGCCGAGCATCATCCCCGCAAGGATTTCCCAGGCGCTTTCTGATGAGATACGATCTATGGCTGTAGCAGCCTTTCAGGCGATCGATTCGAGAGGAATCTCCCGGGTTGATTTCCTCATCGACAGGAGCGCCATGAAGCCGTATGTCAATGAGGTCAATACCATGCCGGGGTCGCTTTCCTTGACCCTCTGGGAGCGGAGCGGGGTGAAGCCCGCGGAACTGATCGTTCGCCTGGTGGAATTGGCGCTTGAGGCTCATCGGGACAAACACTCAACCTACTTCAAGTCGGCAGAGGGTAAGACGTTGGTGGATCGGCGGCATCTGGTGT
Above is a genomic segment from Candidatus Methylomirabilis tolerans containing:
- a CDS encoding D-alanine--D-alanine ligase, producing the protein MNSSLTRIGLIFGSRSVEREVSIMTAGKVYEVLLSLQDRFETLPIFLTAEGTWLTGEAVRDLLTVDAEIRKLAERGAMAGPDERVRLDAEKLRLNRERYAPQIENLDRGVNATGVEPLFLSPDPSVGGLMPQQERKGWLRKTLHPTIDVAFPVIHGTHGEDGTIQGLCELADLPYVGAGVAASAVGMDKMISKLVFQGAGLPVVEGIGITRRELLEDEAAVVKAIEHRLSYPVVVKPAVAGSSVGIGVAHDATEALSLAKRAMRFSYRVLVERAVQHRIEVQCGVLGNHALTVSECEELIGSGEVVGYRDKYSENKQPGSADLAPSIIPARISQALSDEIRSMAVAAFQAIDSRGISRVDFLIDRSAMKPYVNEVNTMPGSLSLTLWERSGVKPAELIVRLVELALEAHRDKHSTYFKSAEGKTLVDRRHLVSPGK